In Synergistaceae bacterium, the genomic stretch CGGCCCGGTGCTTATCGATATGCCGATGGACATCTGGAGCAGAGAGATCGAAGAAGATTTATTCGCCCGCACATATCAGGACAGCCACATCACAGTGAAGCCCGCTCTTGATCCCGCATGTGCAAAAGCAATCGCCAAGAGACTCATCGAGGCCAAAGCTCCAGTGATTCACGCAGGCGGAGGAATTTTGTTAGCTCAGGCTTCCGCAGAACTTGCAGCACTCGCGGAATTTCTTGACATCCCGATTTCACGCACTCTTATGGGTCAGGGCTGCGTCAGTGATCTTCATCCGCTGATGGTCGGTCAGACTGGCTTCTGGGGACTCGCTCATACACACGCTTTCACGCTGGGAGCAGATGTGATTCTTGCGCTGGGGACACGTTTCGCGGAGGCTGACTCTTCGAGCTGGTATCAGGGCGTAACGTTCGATCCTGCAACAACGAAATTCCTTCAGATCGACATTGACCCCACAGAGATCGGCAGAAATTACCCCGTCGAAATCGGTGCAGTAGCAGACCTGAAACTTGCGCTTGCTCAGATTCTTGAGGCAGCAAAAGCCATCAAGCCCGAAGGCATAAAACGCCCCGGACTCCGTGAAGGCATCGCGAAGGCAAAAGCTGAGTTCAAAGAGGAAGTCAAAGCTATCACCGAAGATTTACGCTTCCCGATGACTCCGCAGAGGATTCTCAAGGACGTAAAAGAGGCTATCCCTGAGGACGCACTAATCTTCACCGATGTAGGCTGGAACAAAAACGGTGTCGCACAGCAGTTCACGGTTACGATTCCCGGAACAGTTCACCACTCTTCAGGACTCGCAACGATGGGCTTCGGAGCGTCAGCAGTTCTCGGCGGCAAAAAAGCTGCTCCCGATAAGATCTGCATTGCCCTTATCGGCGACGGCGGTTTTGGTGTCAACCCGACATGCATGGCTACAGCGGTTGAAGAGGGTATAGCTTGTACTTGGGTAGTCATGAATAACATGGCTTTCGGTACGATCGCAGGACTCGAAAACGCAAACTATCACACGAAATTCGGTACTACCTTC encodes the following:
- a CDS encoding thiamine pyrophosphate-binding protein; the protein is PSYYYGKHPHQEVNMHGDATQYRLLEPVCKRCWRVDDPEALPDILDKAFRLAESGRPGPVLIDMPMDIWSREIEEDLFARTYQDSHITVKPALDPACAKAIAKRLIEAKAPVIHAGGGILLAQASAELAALAEFLDIPISRTLMGQGCVSDLHPLMVGQTGFWGLAHTHAFTLGADVILALGTRFAEADSSSWYQGVTFDPATTKFLQIDIDPTEIGRNYPVEIGAVADLKLALAQILEAAKAIKPEGIKRPGLREGIAKAKAEFKEEVKAITEDLRFPMTPQRILKDVKEAIPEDALIFTDVGWNKNGVAQQFTVTIPGTVHHSSGLATMGFGASAVLGGKKAAPDKICIALIGDGGFGVNPTCMATAVEEGIACTWVVMNNMAFGTIAGLENANYHTKFGTTFHTPDGAAYSPNWAKVAEGYGVEAIRVNSAEEFAPAMKKAVEANKAGKPFLVEAIMENIPVPTPGCWNINDIYTPGELVKEGKLVKKDENGRYIPPSHVKSHITK